The segment ATCTCTCCCATATCCTAATGTTGTTTATAACCGCCTTCATCTCCGAAAGGCAGAAGCAAGCAATATGTTCTATGAGCTTAAAAATGATTTAGCTCAGCAAAATATTCCGATTTTTAACACACAATTTTTTTCTAAATATGATATTTCCGAAATGCTTCAAAGTGACAATATATTAAAAAATCATGTCCCAGAGACAAACTTGCTCTCAAAAGAAACGCTTGAATTAATGGTAAAAAAACACAATACACTTTACATTAAGCCGATTCACGGCAGTCAAGGCCGGCAAATCATTCAACTGCACAAAGAAGAAAACGCGTGGAAAACGAGCATTTCTTCTGGTAAAGAAAAAGGAAAAATCCACTTCTTTTCTACAATTGAAAAGCTATGGAAATGGCTGCAACGGTTCACACAAAAACGAGCATATATTTGTCAGCAAGGAATTAATTTTCAGCAATACTATAACCGCTCCCTTGATTTTAGAATTCTTTGCCATAAGGATATTCGGCAGAACTGGAAAATCACCTCCATTGTCGCCAGATGCGCTCAGCCTGATTCGTTTGTCGCCAACTTGTTTCAAGGAGCAGAAATGATTCCTGCAAAATCAGTTCTCCAAACATTATTTGGCGAACATTTAGGAAAAAGTGTTGAGGTTCAATTCAAGGACATTTCCCTGCAAACAGCCGCTGCTCTCACCTCTCAAATAGATGGAGACATAGGCGAGCTTGGCATTGATATGGGCATTGACGTACATGGTAATCTATGGATTATTGAAGTTAATTCTAAGCCTTCAAAAAACCTTGATTCTGTCATAAACAAAGTCAGACCCTCTACAAAGGCATTACTGGAATATTGTCTAAGTCTTTCTTTTCCACATATAAATAAAGGAGAAAAACAAGATGTCTAGTTTCGGTATTATGACACTTTCATTAGAAAATGAAAAAAGCTATATCACAGAAATTGCTAAATTTGGTGAAGCTACAGGCTTTAATGTTTATCAATTTGTCCCTTCCAGCTATAATCCCCTTACTGAAAAGGTATCTGGCAAGGTTTTTGACAAGGATAAAAACGCTTGGTATAAACAAGACTTTCCTATTCCAGCCTTTTTATATGATCGCTGTTATTATCAGGAAGACGCTCATTCTAGACAGTGCAAAAACATTGTCGAGTGGCTGAAGCAAAAGGAAGATACGGTTTTTATCGGCAATGGGTTGCCAAACAAGCTTAAGCTTTACGATGTCTTAAAGGCTTCCAAACTGAATGCCTATATACCAAAATCGAAGCCGGTACTTTCTGCAGAAGAGCTATTGGAGGAACTTAGCTTTATTAATCCCATAATGATAAAACCGATAAACGGCTCACAAGGTAACGGCATTTATTTCATAAAAGAACAAAATAGCTGTATACATGTAAGAACAGACAAAAAGGCAAAGCATGTTGAGCATATTTTTTCAGATAAAGATAAATTCTCACGCTGGCTGGCACAGCTACTGCAAAAGAATGACTACTTCAGCCAAGTTTACCTTCCTTTATGCACTGCTCAAAAACAGCCCTTTGACATTCGAGCCTTATTACAAAAAAACGAACAAAACACATGGGAAATCGTCGAAAAAGGTATCCGACTCGGTACAGAAGGCAGAATTATTTCTAACCTTAGCGCTGGAGCAGCCGTAATACCATTTAAAGAGTGGCTGGAGACTGCTCCATACAAAATGAAGAGTTTTATTGAAACTGAAATAGATGATATTTTAACAACCCTCCCTCCCATTTTAGAGCAAACATTTCCTGCTCTTTTTGAGTTAGGTGTTGATATTGGCATAACAGAGAATGGCTCGCTGTGGATACTTGATGTTAACAGTAAGCCTGGCAGAAAGGTCATCCTGCAGGCATATCCAGATTTAAGTGGAAAGCTGTACAGAGCACCATTGGCCTATGCAGCCATGCTGAGAGACGGCCAGAGGAGGAACAGCAATGAAAAAACTTTATTCTATTGAAGTGATAGATGATTGTGAAAATACAATCCTACTTCCTGCAGATGCCTCCATTCCTGCAAATCTCAAGCGAGCGGCCTTCGGAACAATAAAGGCAGATTGCTCCATCGCCCTGCAAAAATTCGGCGGTAATATTGTTAGGATCAGCCAAGACTTATTGCAAACATTAAAAATCCCACCTGTTTCTCCTGTCTTACATGTTTTTTTTAAGGGTGACATTCTCTATCTCGGCCCTCTTGTTGGAATATTCACTTCTGGCTTCGGTTCTGGTGAGGCCAAACCAATTGGCGACCGCTCCATTATCTTCTCCAAGCTTTTAGCCGTGCAAAATACTGCTGGTGTTACTGCCTTTTTATTTGGAGCCCAGCATATTAACTGGGATGCAGGCACAATAAACGGATTATTTTATCATGATGGCTGGAAACGGTTTGAGGTGCCATTTCCCGATGTTATATATGACCGCATCCCAAACCGGCGCACAGAGAATATGCCGAAAATAAAAAGGGTGAAGGAGCGGCTCCAAAAGGATTACTTAATTCCATGGTACAATCCAGGATTCTTTAACAAGCTCGACATTTATGAACGACTGCTTCAGGAGAACAGTATTGCAGACTTTTTGCCAGAAACCCTTCCATTTACCTCCTTTTCCATCGTGGAACGAATGCTAGGAAACTATGGGCATATTTACATTAAACCGAAGAACGGCAGCCTTGGAAAAGGGATCCACCAAGTCATCTTTGATAAAAAAGATCAAAATTACTATATGCGCTTTAAAGAACAAAGCGGTGAGAAGCGGCTGCTGAAATTCGATACACTTGAAAAGCTCGTACAGCATATTACCGCAAAGCAAAACATTTCGAATTTGATTGTCCAACAAGGCATACATCTAATGCGCTCTGAACAAAAACCAGTCGATTTCCGTGTCCATACCAATAAGAATAAACAAGGAATTTGGGAAGTTACGGCCATCGCTGCAAAGATTGCCGGCGCAGGCAGTGCTACTACACATATGAACAGCGGCGGTATTGTCAAAGCAGTCGACGAGCTAACAGATCTCGATAAGGATCAGGAACTGCTTAAGGAAAAACTGATCAGCTCAGCATTAAAAATCAGCAAATCATTGGAAAAGCATACGGAGGGTACAATCGCCGAAATCGGCTTTGATATCGGAATTGACCGTAAAGGGAGAGTATGGCTGTTTGAAGCAAATTCAAAACCAGGGCGAAGCATCTTTAAGCATAGCTCCTTAAAAAAGGATGATTTGCTTACGAGAAGATTGTCATTAGAATATGCCGTCTTCCTGCATGAACAAAGCATCAAAAAGCCTGAGGACATTTACAGATGATAATCTATTATGATGGTAATGCAAAGTCATGGCATTCCAATCATTCTGGTTTCACATTAGGAAGCAATAACCAGCCGCTGTTGCCCTCATTCCCTTTTCCACTTGAATTTCTGTCATTTAAAATGATGACAAAGGGAAATAATATTGGGCCAATTGTCGGTATATTAACCTCCTATAATTCTAAAAACAAACTTATCGGCAATCGTCCCCTTTTCGAGAAGCTGCAAAGAGAATTAGATGCGTTCGGGGGGATGATTGTCATCTTTCCTCCCGAACAACTAACAAACATGAAAGTGGAGGGATTTACGTATATATCCTCTCAGGATAAATGGTTGCCCATTACAACCCCTCTTCCACATGTAATCTATAATCGTGTTCCATTCCGCAAGACTGAGGAAGGCTATTCTTTTGCAGCAGCAATTGAGCTTATTAAAAATAATAGCCTTCCTTTTTTTAATCCGCACTTCATTAATAAGTACGAATTAAGCCAACTTCTCAAACAGGATAAAATGCTAAAAAACTGCCTTCCTGATACTGAATTGCTTCAATCAGAACAAATATTAACAGATTTCATAACAAAATATGGCTCAATTTATGTTAAGCCAGCAGCAGGATCTAAAGGCAAGAATATTTACAGACTCAGCAAAAAAAAGGATCACACCATACTGTTGCAAAGTATTCAAGGAGAAGAGCATTTTTCCTCACTCCACGAAGTAGTTAATGATTATTTACCTATATGGATGACAAAAGAACATATTATCCAAGAGGAAATAAATGTGGACGTCTTTAATGGGCATCGCTATGACTTTCGGATACTTGCAACATTTCTTGATGGCAATTATGTACTGACAGGAGTTGGCATAAGGCAATCCTCACTTCAGGATGTCACTACACATGTGCCTGCAGGCGGAAAAATCATTCCTTATGAGCTTGTACAAAATCAGGAGCATGACCGTTTTTTTCAGCTTGCTGTTGAACATTGCGGTGCATTGTTAACAAGCAGGTTTGGCTTTTTCGGTGAATTTTCGATAGATGCCTGCATAGATAAAAATGGAAATTATTATATTTTTGAAGTAAATTCGAAACCAATGCTGTTTGATGAGCCTGAAATCGAAACAAACCGCTGCAGACAGCTTGCCAAGCTTTTCTATGAGCTATCCGGCTTTTAAGCAGCCAGAATGAAATATATCTTCCTGACACATTCTAACAGCAGGAGGGATAATGATGGACAAAAAATACGAAGACACTGGCTTTGAAGGCAGAGAAAAAGCTTATGTAGACATCGACAGAATGATAAATGAAGGCTTATCTGGCGGAAAAGTATTTCGACACGACAGCACCACGAATATAGAAGAAGCACGAGAACTGGCAGAAGAAGCCCCCCCACATGTTTCAGAGTGAATTAGCGGCAATGAAAAACACAGCTACATCAGGCTGTGTTTTTCATTGCCGTTTTTCTGTAACTATTATAAGATTATGGTAGCGATTTCATATAACTAAGATAGTGCAATTCACCCTTATAGGAGGGATAATGATGAAGCAAAAATTATTAACCTATTTTCATGGTGCAGTAGAGCAAACAACACCTCCTTCCGATTTCCAGCTTGATAGCTACCACTGGTTTCACATTGATGGGGAAAACGGGTGGTTTGGGTTTCAAAAAAACGAAATGGACCTTTCCCAATTCGATTTATTAAAAACCTTATTTAATCATTATTTACCAGAAGGAACAAAGGAAAATCGTGAAGAAGCTATGTGGAGCGAATATTTGTTTTTTGGCGGCATGCTTCCAGATAATCCTTGTGAAAACTTCCGAATCATCCAATTTCAAATAAATGATTCACATGTCGACAAAGACGCAATTGAAACTGTATTTAAAGGGTTTACCCATAGCAGCAGTATGGTGATCTGGAATGGTGGTAACAGAGGAATTATTGTAGAACGTAACGGAAATTTCCTTGAAGACGAGGAATATTCCTCTTTTGCAGAGGCTATCCAGTCTGATTTTTATTTTACAATAACCTTTTATATAGGCAAAGTTATGGCATTTCTTACAGAAAGTGCAGCAATATTCTCGCAAGAAAAAAGTTTTTTCACAGCAGGCTTGGCTATAAACCCTGGAGACAGAACTCTTTCTTTTGAGACAATTCTGCCCCACTTACTCATAAGCAGACTTGGTGACCAAGAACTGGAGCCCTTTAAAAAATGGTTTTCCATCCTGGAGGAAGATAAGGAATTGCTTCTCACGATAAAAACATTTATTGAAAACAATGGACATAATACTAATACAGCGAAAAAACTGTTTATCCACCGCAATACATTACAATATCGACTTGATAAATTCACTGAAAGAACAGGGCTGCCATTAAAAAACTATCATAACTTTTTTACAGCCTATCTTGCTTGTTTATACTTTAGCAATAAAAAGCCTAGAAATTAAAAAACGATAAGAACATATGTTTCCATTTATTTACTGGTCAACTCTAACTTCCTATCATATAATAGAGTATTAGAATACTAACTTTTATGTTAGAAAGAAATGAGGATCAAAAGTTTGAAAGGTACAGCACATTCTTGTATTGGCGCAGGGGTCGGATTTGCAGTTGCCAATTATGTTGATGCCTCTCCATCCGCTACTCTTCTTTTAGTTGGAATCGGCGGTATTGCGGCACTTATGCCTGATATGGATATTGACGGTAAGCTGAGTAATAAAATAACAATATCCCATAAGGTATTTCGAGCAATTGCTCAAGCGGTTGGCGCGCTGATGATTTTATACAGTATTTACGCTGGAAACGAAACAGAGCTTTTGTTCAGTATAGGAGCAGGGCTTGCCATTATCCTGATTTCTTGTCTGATCAAGCAAAGGCATATGCTAACGATAACGGGGGCTGGTGTCCTGTTTGGCGGGATTTCTCTTCAGGAAACCTGGCTAATACTTTTGGCGATTTTCATTATTATTGCCTCCTTCACCCCACATAGAAGCTATACCCACTCCATTATCGGAACCATTTATTTTGCTTATATTTCGTTCCAATTTGCACAATCACTGCAAATGGATGGTGTTTATCTAACATGTTTGCTTGCCTACATAAGTCATCTTGTCGCAGACATGTCCATTTTTCCCTTCAACAAAAGGGGCGTCAAATTATTTCTGCCATTGTCATCAAAGGATTTCTAAACGAAGAGGCTGGGACAAAAGTATGTGAATTATTGTAAAAACCGAACTATTTAATCGTATATCGATTTAATAGTTCGGTTTTTTAGTTTTAATACAATAATTAGAAATCTTAGTGAAATGGAGCGGAGGCCACTCGACTCCTGCAGGAAATAGAGGAAAGGATGAGACCACGCAGGCGAAGACGAGGAGGCTCAGCTTCCTCCCCGCGGAAAGCGCGAGGATGAGCGCGTAATGAAACGAGCTAATTTTAACTCCAAATTCAATTTAGTCACAAGCTTCATTTTTCATTTTTTAAATATTGATGTAATTTTATTATTCGTGTTTAAAAAGGTTATCTTTTGTTTTGTCCCAGCCTCTTTTCCAATATAAAGAAAGCGCTTTATGCAAATTGTTCAAAACAA is part of the Niallia taxi genome and harbors:
- a CDS encoding YheC/YheD family endospore coat-associated protein, with amino-acid sequence MRINLLPLFIKENSSFPANKEPILRISTSLFHFWEIENNNPVMLQLGSMAVPVLVEAVHNDKQVISFSDSLTQTLMLPNQELTLLSFFEKQSRTLTLGPVIAILTDAPAFELESGASFRSIHQFCQEFQQEIARIGGILYVVSLDDWMEGYVDGYSFQQDKWIKTSLPYPNVVYNRLHLRKAEASNMFYELKNDLAQQNIPIFNTQFFSKYDISEMLQSDNILKNHVPETNLLSKETLELMVKKHNTLYIKPIHGSQGRQIIQLHKEENAWKTSISSGKEKGKIHFFSTIEKLWKWLQRFTQKRAYICQQGINFQQYYNRSLDFRILCHKDIRQNWKITSIVARCAQPDSFVANLFQGAEMIPAKSVLQTLFGEHLGKSVEVQFKDISLQTAAALTSQIDGDIGELGIDMGIDVHGNLWIIEVNSKPSKNLDSVINKVRPSTKALLEYCLSLSFPHINKGEKQDV
- a CDS encoding YheC/YheD family endospore coat-associated protein — its product is MSSFGIMTLSLENEKSYITEIAKFGEATGFNVYQFVPSSYNPLTEKVSGKVFDKDKNAWYKQDFPIPAFLYDRCYYQEDAHSRQCKNIVEWLKQKEDTVFIGNGLPNKLKLYDVLKASKLNAYIPKSKPVLSAEELLEELSFINPIMIKPINGSQGNGIYFIKEQNSCIHVRTDKKAKHVEHIFSDKDKFSRWLAQLLQKNDYFSQVYLPLCTAQKQPFDIRALLQKNEQNTWEIVEKGIRLGTEGRIISNLSAGAAVIPFKEWLETAPYKMKSFIETEIDDILTTLPPILEQTFPALFELGVDIGITENGSLWILDVNSKPGRKVILQAYPDLSGKLYRAPLAYAAMLRDGQRRNSNEKTLFY
- a CDS encoding YheC/YheD family endospore coat-associated protein gives rise to the protein MKKLYSIEVIDDCENTILLPADASIPANLKRAAFGTIKADCSIALQKFGGNIVRISQDLLQTLKIPPVSPVLHVFFKGDILYLGPLVGIFTSGFGSGEAKPIGDRSIIFSKLLAVQNTAGVTAFLFGAQHINWDAGTINGLFYHDGWKRFEVPFPDVIYDRIPNRRTENMPKIKRVKERLQKDYLIPWYNPGFFNKLDIYERLLQENSIADFLPETLPFTSFSIVERMLGNYGHIYIKPKNGSLGKGIHQVIFDKKDQNYYMRFKEQSGEKRLLKFDTLEKLVQHITAKQNISNLIVQQGIHLMRSEQKPVDFRVHTNKNKQGIWEVTAIAAKIAGAGSATTHMNSGGIVKAVDELTDLDKDQELLKEKLISSALKISKSLEKHTEGTIAEIGFDIGIDRKGRVWLFEANSKPGRSIFKHSSLKKDDLLTRRLSLEYAVFLHEQSIKKPEDIYR
- a CDS encoding YheC/YheD family endospore coat-associated protein, with amino-acid sequence MIIYYDGNAKSWHSNHSGFTLGSNNQPLLPSFPFPLEFLSFKMMTKGNNIGPIVGILTSYNSKNKLIGNRPLFEKLQRELDAFGGMIVIFPPEQLTNMKVEGFTYISSQDKWLPITTPLPHVIYNRVPFRKTEEGYSFAAAIELIKNNSLPFFNPHFINKYELSQLLKQDKMLKNCLPDTELLQSEQILTDFITKYGSIYVKPAAGSKGKNIYRLSKKKDHTILLQSIQGEEHFSSLHEVVNDYLPIWMTKEHIIQEEINVDVFNGHRYDFRILATFLDGNYVLTGVGIRQSSLQDVTTHVPAGGKIIPYELVQNQEHDRFFQLAVEHCGALLTSRFGFFGEFSIDACIDKNGNYYIFEVNSKPMLFDEPEIETNRCRQLAKLFYELSGF
- a CDS encoding PucR family transcriptional regulator, with product MMKQKLLTYFHGAVEQTTPPSDFQLDSYHWFHIDGENGWFGFQKNEMDLSQFDLLKTLFNHYLPEGTKENREEAMWSEYLFFGGMLPDNPCENFRIIQFQINDSHVDKDAIETVFKGFTHSSSMVIWNGGNRGIIVERNGNFLEDEEYSSFAEAIQSDFYFTITFYIGKVMAFLTESAAIFSQEKSFFTAGLAINPGDRTLSFETILPHLLISRLGDQELEPFKKWFSILEEDKELLLTIKTFIENNGHNTNTAKKLFIHRNTLQYRLDKFTERTGLPLKNYHNFFTAYLACLYFSNKKPRN
- a CDS encoding metal-dependent hydrolase, coding for MKGTAHSCIGAGVGFAVANYVDASPSATLLLVGIGGIAALMPDMDIDGKLSNKITISHKVFRAIAQAVGALMILYSIYAGNETELLFSIGAGLAIILISCLIKQRHMLTITGAGVLFGGISLQETWLILLAIFIIIASFTPHRSYTHSIIGTIYFAYISFQFAQSLQMDGVYLTCLLAYISHLVADMSIFPFNKRGVKLFLPLSSKDF